The bacterium genomic interval GTATTCTTTCATTGCCATGGCTTAAACCCCTTCGAAGAACTCGATCTTCTCGCCTTCGCGCAAGGTCACGTAGGCCTTCTTCCAGTTGGAGCGCTGGCCGACGCTGCGGCCGACGCGCTTGATCTTGCCGCGGACGTTCAAAGTCTTCACGTCCTCGACATGCACATTGAAAAGCTTCTCGATGGCGCCCTTGACCTGGGTCTTGCTGGCCCGGTCGTCGACCTCGAAGAGATACTGGTTGCGCAGCTCGCGCAGCTGAGTGCCTTTCTCGGTGAC includes:
- a CDS encoding 50S ribosomal protein L23, which produces MEIHQIIRRPLVTEKGTQLRELRNQYLFEVDDRASKTQVKGAIEKLFNVHVEDVKTLNVRGKIKRVGRSVGQRSNWKKAYVTLREGEKIEFFEGV